Proteins from a genomic interval of Geodermatophilus obscurus DSM 43160:
- a CDS encoding DUF1707 SHOCT-like domain-containing protein produces the protein MPPLIDLDSAATSAPRMRASDADRLATVKQLQDAVARGLLTPDEGGERMADAFAAVHLTDLDPLTEDLPPAPPERTAPGWRSLGVLAVEQVRTSLTTAATGRLNAARVAVVLLVASLFLVLVGALSGVALSDSGGGGGDGGWHEWHEHRDHHWDHD, from the coding sequence ATGCCACCCCTGATCGACCTGGACAGCGCGGCTACGTCCGCACCGCGGATGCGCGCGTCGGACGCCGACCGGCTGGCCACCGTCAAGCAACTGCAGGACGCGGTGGCCCGCGGCCTGCTCACGCCGGACGAGGGCGGGGAGCGGATGGCCGATGCCTTCGCCGCCGTCCACCTGACCGACCTCGACCCGCTGACCGAGGACCTCCCGCCGGCGCCGCCCGAGCGCACGGCGCCGGGCTGGCGGTCGCTCGGGGTGCTCGCGGTCGAGCAGGTGCGGACCTCCCTGACCACCGCCGCCACCGGCCGTCTGAACGCGGCGCGGGTGGCGGTCGTGCTCCTCGTCGCCTCCCTCTTCCTCGTTCTCGTCGGCGCCCTGAGCGGGGTGGCGCTGTCCGACAGCGGCGGCGGGGGCGGTGACGGCGGCTGGCACGAGTGGCACGAGCACCGGGATCACCACTGGGACCACGACTGA
- a CDS encoding biotin carboxylase N-terminal domain-containing protein yields the protein MFDTVLVANRGEIAVRVIRTLRAMGIRSVAVYSAADAGARHVREADVAVPIGPAPAAQSYLSIERVLDAAVRTGAQAVHPGYGFLSENVEFARACEKAGIVFIGPPVAAIEAMGDKIRAKQTVVAAGVPVVPGRTEPGMSDDEVAAAAVEVGFPVLLKPSAGGGGKGMRVVRAEAELGDAIAGARREARGSFGDDTLLVERYVGSARHVEVQVLGDAHGTVVHLGERECSLQRRHQKVIEEAPSPLLDAATRAAMGTAAVEAARAVGYTGAGTVEFIVDAERPSDFFFLEMNTRLQVEHPVTEMVTGLDLVELQVRVAAGGRLPLTQDDVVLDGHAVEARLYAEDPARGFLPQTGTVLGLREPAGPGVRLDSSLAVGSVVGTDYDPMLAKVVAWGPDRDTARARLVGALGHTAVLGVPTNTAFLRALLTDPDVVAGRLDTGLIERRGETLTAAEPVPPAVYAAAALALQLEAEPAGPVVDRWDVPDGWRLGEPAWTVRRLQAAGGEQVTVRVRGRASAAEVQVGSTDPVPAEVTASGSELAVTLDGVTCRYAVVHSGGQVWLAADGRVVALREHERLHSTVEGAAGDGAVTAPMPGTVTLVQTAVGDRVEAGAPLLVVEAMKMEHVLTAPLAGTVTELGVTAGQQVRLDERVAVVTPPATSPEQET from the coding sequence GTGTTCGACACCGTCCTGGTCGCCAACCGCGGCGAGATCGCCGTCCGGGTCATCCGCACGCTGCGCGCGATGGGCATCCGCTCGGTCGCCGTGTACAGCGCAGCGGACGCCGGGGCGCGGCACGTCCGCGAGGCCGACGTCGCCGTCCCGATCGGCCCGGCGCCCGCGGCGCAGAGCTATCTCTCGATCGAGCGGGTGCTCGACGCCGCCGTCCGCACCGGTGCGCAAGCGGTCCACCCCGGCTACGGCTTCCTGTCCGAGAACGTCGAGTTCGCCCGGGCGTGCGAGAAGGCCGGGATCGTCTTCATCGGCCCGCCGGTCGCCGCGATCGAGGCGATGGGCGACAAGATCCGCGCCAAGCAGACCGTGGTGGCCGCCGGCGTCCCGGTCGTCCCCGGGCGGACCGAGCCGGGCATGTCGGACGACGAGGTCGCGGCCGCCGCGGTCGAGGTGGGCTTCCCGGTGCTGCTCAAGCCCAGCGCCGGTGGCGGCGGCAAGGGCATGCGGGTGGTGCGTGCCGAGGCCGAGCTGGGCGACGCCATCGCGGGTGCCCGGCGCGAGGCCCGCGGCTCCTTCGGCGACGACACCCTGCTGGTCGAGCGCTACGTCGGCTCCGCGCGGCACGTCGAGGTGCAGGTGCTCGGCGACGCGCACGGCACCGTCGTCCACCTGGGCGAGCGGGAGTGCAGCCTGCAGCGCCGACACCAGAAGGTCATCGAGGAGGCGCCGTCCCCGCTGCTGGACGCCGCCACCCGCGCCGCGATGGGCACCGCCGCCGTCGAGGCCGCCCGCGCGGTCGGCTACACCGGCGCCGGCACGGTGGAGTTCATCGTCGACGCCGAGCGGCCGAGCGACTTCTTCTTCCTCGAGATGAACACCCGGCTGCAGGTCGAGCACCCGGTCACCGAGATGGTCACCGGCCTGGACCTGGTCGAGCTGCAGGTGCGGGTCGCCGCCGGGGGGCGGCTGCCGCTGACCCAGGACGACGTCGTGCTCGACGGGCACGCCGTCGAGGCCCGGCTGTACGCCGAGGACCCGGCCCGCGGCTTTCTCCCGCAGACCGGCACCGTGCTCGGCCTGCGCGAGCCGGCCGGACCGGGCGTGCGCCTCGACAGCTCGCTGGCCGTCGGCTCGGTCGTCGGCACCGACTACGACCCGATGCTGGCCAAGGTCGTCGCCTGGGGCCCCGACCGGGACACCGCCCGCGCCCGGCTGGTCGGCGCGCTCGGGCACACCGCCGTCCTCGGGGTGCCGACCAACACCGCGTTCCTGCGGGCGCTGCTCACCGACCCCGACGTCGTCGCCGGGCGGCTGGACACCGGCCTTATCGAGCGGCGCGGCGAGACGCTCACCGCCGCCGAGCCGGTGCCGCCGGCGGTGTACGCGGCCGCCGCGCTGGCCCTGCAGCTGGAGGCCGAGCCGGCCGGGCCGGTGGTCGACCGCTGGGACGTCCCCGACGGCTGGCGGCTGGGCGAGCCGGCCTGGACGGTGCGCCGGCTGCAGGCCGCGGGCGGCGAGCAGGTGACCGTGCGGGTGCGTGGCCGCGCGTCCGCCGCCGAGGTGCAGGTCGGGTCCACCGACCCGGTGCCTGCCGAGGTGACCGCGAGTGGCAGTGAGCTGGCGGTGACCCTCGACGGGGTCACCTGCCGCTACGCCGTCGTCCACTCCGGTGGTCAGGTGTGGCTGGCCGCCGACGGACGGGTGGTCGCGCTGCGCGAGCACGAGCGGCTGCACTCGACGGTCGAGGGCGCGGCCGGTGACGGCGCCGTCACCGCACCCATGCCGGGGACGGTGACCCTGGTCCAGACGGCGGTCGGCGACCGGGTCGAGGCCGGCGCCCCGCTGCTGGTGGTCGAGGCGATGAAGATGGAGCACGTGCTGACCGCACCCCTCGCGGGGACGGTCACCGAGCTCGGCGTGACGGCCGGCCAACAGGTCCGGCTCGACGAGCGGGTGGCCGTGGTGACCCCACCGGCCACCTCCCCTGAGCAGGAGACGTGA
- a CDS encoding acyl-CoA dehydrogenase family protein, whose translation MLDYRLDEETEALRKVVREFAQDVVAPQIGAFYEADEFPTAIVRQMGELGLFGLPFPEEYGGSGGTYFTLCVALEELARVDSSVAITLEAGVSLGAMPIYRFGTEEQKQQWLPRLCSGEALAAFGLTEPGGGSDAGATRTTARLEDGSWVVNGSKAFITNSGTDLTELVTVTAVTGTRPDGGKEISAIAIPSGTPGFSVGKRYSKVGWNASDTRELSFSDCRVPAENLVGERGRGYAQFLSILGEGRIAISALAVGLAQGCVDESVKYAAQREAFGQPIGRNQAIQFMIADMEVRASTARLAYYRAAEKMLRGEPYGREASVAKLYSSEVAMDNARYATQVHGGYGFMNEFPVGRFYRDAKILEIGEGTSEVQRMLIARDLGVG comes from the coding sequence ATGTTGGACTACCGGCTCGACGAGGAGACCGAGGCCCTGCGCAAGGTCGTGCGAGAGTTCGCGCAGGACGTGGTCGCCCCGCAGATCGGCGCGTTCTACGAGGCCGACGAGTTCCCCACCGCAATCGTGCGGCAGATGGGCGAGCTCGGGCTGTTCGGCCTGCCCTTCCCCGAGGAGTACGGCGGGTCGGGCGGCACCTACTTCACCCTGTGCGTGGCGCTCGAGGAGCTGGCGCGGGTCGACTCGTCGGTGGCGATCACCCTGGAGGCCGGCGTCTCGCTGGGCGCGATGCCGATCTACCGGTTCGGCACCGAGGAGCAGAAGCAGCAGTGGCTGCCGCGGCTGTGCAGCGGCGAGGCGCTGGCCGCGTTCGGGCTGACCGAGCCCGGCGGCGGGTCGGACGCCGGCGCCACCCGCACCACCGCGCGCCTGGAGGACGGCTCCTGGGTGGTCAACGGGTCCAAGGCGTTCATCACCAACTCCGGCACCGACCTGACCGAGCTGGTCACCGTCACCGCGGTCACCGGCACCCGGCCCGACGGCGGCAAGGAGATCTCGGCGATCGCCATCCCGTCGGGTACGCCGGGCTTCAGCGTCGGCAAGCGGTACTCGAAGGTCGGCTGGAACGCCTCGGACACCCGCGAGCTGTCGTTCAGCGACTGCCGGGTGCCCGCGGAGAACCTGGTGGGGGAGCGCGGCCGCGGCTACGCGCAGTTCCTCTCCATCCTCGGCGAGGGCCGGATCGCGATCTCCGCGCTCGCGGTCGGGCTGGCGCAGGGGTGCGTCGACGAGTCGGTGAAGTACGCGGCGCAGCGCGAGGCGTTCGGTCAGCCGATCGGCCGCAACCAGGCGATCCAGTTCATGATCGCGGACATGGAGGTCCGCGCCTCCACCGCGCGGCTGGCCTACTACCGGGCCGCCGAGAAGATGCTGCGCGGCGAGCCGTACGGGCGGGAGGCCTCGGTCGCCAAGCTGTACAGCTCCGAGGTGGCGATGGACAACGCCCGCTACGCGACCCAGGTGCACGGCGGCTACGGCTTCATGAACGAGTTCCCGGTGGGCCGGTTCTACCGCGACGCGAAGATCCTCGAGATCGGCGAGGGCACCAGCGAGGTGCAGCGGATGCTCATCGCCCGCGACCTCGGCGTTGGCTGA
- a CDS encoding cyclase family protein: MCTEHTGRVAQQHRDGTGAGFSRRTALVGGAAAAVTAALTGTARAEDRTPRAPSWGRRGLCDLTYPLTTSLPMFVPTEAPSRRTVVTIEQNGYYLQEWRLFEHTGTHVDAPGHFTPGGRLAPELRMDELVTPAVVVDISTRAADEPDTVVTIDDVRAHERRHGRIPDGAAVLMHSGWGTRFGDPEAYRGADAAGTLHFPGFGADTCEWLLERRRIGSLGVDTLSIDPGVSTTFDTHLLLTGADRYGLENLAHLDRISPTGATIVVGLIPFEEGSGGPARVLASW; encoded by the coding sequence ATGTGCACGGAGCACACCGGCAGGGTGGCGCAGCAGCACCGCGACGGGACCGGGGCCGGCTTCTCCCGGCGGACGGCGCTGGTGGGCGGAGCGGCCGCGGCCGTGACCGCTGCGCTGACCGGCACCGCTCGGGCCGAGGACCGGACACCGCGAGCCCCGAGCTGGGGCCGACGCGGCCTGTGCGACCTCACGTACCCGTTGACCACGAGCCTGCCGATGTTCGTGCCGACCGAGGCACCGTCTCGCCGCACCGTCGTGACGATCGAGCAGAACGGCTACTACCTGCAGGAGTGGCGCCTCTTCGAGCACACCGGCACCCACGTCGACGCGCCGGGACACTTCACGCCGGGCGGTCGCCTCGCGCCCGAGCTGCGGATGGATGAGCTCGTCACGCCCGCCGTCGTCGTCGACATCAGCACGCGTGCGGCGGACGAGCCCGACACCGTCGTGACGATCGACGACGTCCGCGCGCACGAACGGCGCCACGGCCGCATCCCGGACGGCGCCGCCGTGCTCATGCACTCCGGCTGGGGCACCAGGTTCGGCGATCCTGAGGCCTACCGCGGCGCGGACGCGGCGGGGACGCTGCACTTCCCCGGCTTCGGTGCGGACACCTGCGAGTGGCTGCTGGAACGCCGGCGCATCGGCAGCCTCGGCGTCGACACGCTCAGCATCGACCCGGGCGTGTCCACGACCTTCGACACCCACCTCCTGCTCACCGGCGCCGACCGCTACGGGCTGGAGAACCTCGCCCACCTCGACCGCATCTCACCCACGGGCGCCACGATCGTGGTCGGCCTCATCCCGTTCGAGGAGGGTTCGGGCGGTCCCGCGCGCGTCCTTGCCTCCTGGTGA
- a CDS encoding glycerate kinase, with product MPRVFVAPDKFKGSLTATEVAAAVARGFTAGRSDVEVSCLPVADGGDGTLAAALAAGFEAVPVTATGPTGEPVETAFARLGEVAVVEMADVSGLARLPGGRRAARTATSRGTGEVVAAALAAGARRVVLGIGGSATTDGGAGLLQALGAELLDADGAPIGPGGAGLEQLARVDVSGVATALGGAEVVVACDVDNPLTGPSGAAAVYGPQKGATPDDVVYLDRCLTRLADAVADATGRDLRDEPGAGAAGGVGFAALAVLGAQLRPGIDLLLDLLGFERLVAGADLVVVGEGSLDEQSLRGKAPVGVARRARAAGVPEVVAVCGRRDLDDAALRAAGIDAAAALTDIEPDPDRCMAEASLLLERLAQRVAAEHLPTPA from the coding sequence GTGCCTCGCGTCTTCGTCGCCCCGGACAAATTCAAGGGATCCCTGACCGCCACGGAGGTGGCCGCGGCAGTGGCACGCGGGTTCACCGCCGGACGCTCCGACGTGGAGGTCAGCTGCCTGCCCGTCGCCGACGGCGGTGACGGCACGCTCGCCGCCGCCCTGGCTGCCGGGTTCGAGGCGGTCCCGGTCACCGCGACCGGGCCGACCGGTGAGCCGGTGGAGACCGCGTTCGCGCGGCTCGGGGAGGTCGCCGTCGTGGAGATGGCCGACGTCTCGGGCCTGGCCCGGCTGCCCGGCGGCCGGCGCGCGGCCCGCACCGCCACCAGCCGCGGCACCGGCGAGGTGGTCGCCGCGGCGCTGGCCGCCGGCGCCCGCCGCGTCGTCCTGGGCATCGGCGGCAGCGCCACCACTGACGGCGGCGCGGGGCTGCTGCAGGCCCTCGGTGCCGAGCTGCTCGACGCGGACGGCGCACCCATCGGGCCCGGTGGCGCGGGGCTGGAGCAGCTGGCACGGGTCGACGTCAGCGGGGTCGCCACCGCGCTGGGCGGCGCCGAGGTCGTCGTGGCCTGCGACGTGGACAACCCGCTGACCGGTCCCTCGGGCGCCGCCGCGGTCTACGGCCCGCAGAAGGGCGCCACCCCGGACGACGTCGTGTACCTCGACCGCTGCCTGACCCGGCTGGCCGACGCCGTCGCCGACGCCACCGGGCGGGACCTCCGCGACGAACCGGGGGCGGGCGCCGCCGGTGGGGTCGGGTTCGCCGCCCTCGCCGTCCTCGGGGCGCAGCTGCGGCCGGGCATCGACCTGCTGCTGGACCTGCTCGGCTTCGAGCGGCTGGTGGCCGGCGCCGACCTCGTGGTCGTAGGTGAGGGGTCGCTGGACGAGCAGAGCCTGCGCGGCAAGGCCCCGGTCGGCGTGGCCCGGCGGGCCCGGGCGGCCGGCGTCCCCGAGGTGGTCGCCGTCTGCGGGCGCCGCGACCTGGACGACGCGGCGCTGCGGGCGGCCGGCATCGACGCCGCTGCCGCGCTCACCGACATCGAGCCGGACCCCGACCGCTGCATGGCCGAGGCCAGCCTGCTGCTCGAACGCCTCGCCCAGCGCGTCGCCGCCGAGCACCTGCCGACCCCGGCCTGA
- a CDS encoding TetR/AcrR family transcriptional regulator has product MTDANTALHADAARPSRREQILLAAAQLFAERGSRAVGVDDVGAAVGVTGPAIYRHFASKDAMLAEMLLRISERLLEGGTARVAAAGDDPMAQLRTLIAFQVDFALDNPALITVHDRDLGSLADEDAAQVRWLQRRYVEVWVDVLGRVHPASDAATNRARAHAVFGLVNSTPHSAGRMPRRRTAALLAAMAEAAATA; this is encoded by the coding sequence GTGACGGACGCCAACACCGCGTTGCACGCGGACGCGGCCCGGCCGTCGCGCCGCGAGCAGATCCTGCTAGCCGCGGCGCAGCTGTTCGCCGAGCGCGGTTCGCGCGCCGTGGGGGTCGACGACGTCGGGGCGGCCGTCGGGGTGACCGGGCCGGCGATCTACCGGCACTTCGCCAGCAAGGACGCGATGCTCGCCGAGATGCTGCTGCGCATCAGCGAGCGGCTGCTCGAGGGCGGCACCGCGCGGGTGGCCGCCGCCGGGGACGACCCCATGGCGCAGCTGCGCACGCTGATCGCCTTCCAGGTCGACTTCGCGCTGGACAACCCCGCGCTGATCACCGTGCACGACCGCGACCTCGGCTCGCTGGCCGACGAGGATGCCGCGCAGGTGCGCTGGCTGCAGCGCCGCTACGTGGAGGTGTGGGTCGACGTCCTGGGGCGGGTGCACCCGGCCTCGGACGCCGCGACCAACCGGGCCAGGGCGCACGCCGTCTTCGGGCTGGTCAACTCCACCCCGCACAGCGCCGGCCGGATGCCCCGCCGGCGGACGGCGGCGCTGCTGGCCGCGATGGCCGAGGCCGCCGCGACCGCCTGA
- a CDS encoding GAF and ANTAR domain-containing protein — protein sequence MASSQDPQSALAAEALERLGRLSLRELSMDDLLQTVADLTNRAMPGDPETSVTLLVRDRPTTVATTGQMAVDLDESQYDRGHGPCLHAARSGEPTEIADTRTETRWPDYLPRAVEHGNLSSLSVPLVIDEDDQVTGALNIYARRAHAFDEDSRAAATRFGPYASVAAGNLYAYRSARRTADNLQAALESRAVIDQAKGVLVERYRLAPDQAFQMLARASMNANRKVRDVADELVRTGEFAVAAPRGPERRSGPASAPGRPGPGAPRHS from the coding sequence GTGGCCAGCAGCCAGGACCCGCAGTCCGCGCTCGCCGCGGAGGCGCTGGAGCGCCTGGGCCGGTTGTCGCTGCGCGAGCTGTCGATGGACGACCTGCTGCAGACCGTGGCCGACCTGACCAACAGGGCGATGCCCGGCGATCCCGAGACGTCGGTGACGCTGCTGGTCCGGGACCGTCCCACCACCGTCGCGACGACGGGGCAGATGGCCGTCGACCTCGACGAGTCGCAGTACGACCGCGGTCACGGGCCGTGTCTGCACGCCGCGCGCAGCGGCGAGCCGACCGAGATCGCCGACACCCGCACCGAGACCCGGTGGCCCGACTACCTGCCGCGGGCCGTCGAGCACGGCAACCTCAGCTCCCTGTCGGTCCCGCTCGTCATCGACGAGGACGACCAGGTCACCGGGGCGCTGAACATCTACGCCCGCCGCGCGCACGCCTTCGACGAGGACAGCCGGGCGGCGGCCACCAGGTTCGGCCCGTACGCATCCGTGGCGGCCGGCAACCTGTACGCCTACCGGAGCGCCCGCCGCACGGCCGACAACCTGCAGGCCGCGCTGGAGTCGCGCGCGGTCATCGACCAGGCCAAGGGCGTCCTCGTGGAGCGCTACCGGCTCGCCCCGGACCAGGCCTTCCAGATGCTGGCCCGGGCGTCGATGAACGCCAACCGGAAGGTGCGGGACGTCGCCGACGAACTCGTGCGCACCGGGGAGTTCGCCGTGGCGGCACCGCGAGGCCCCGAACGGCGGTCCGGCCCCGCGTCTGCTCCCGGTCGCCCAGGACCTGGCGCACCGCGACACTCCTGA
- a CDS encoding carboxyl transferase domain-containing protein, which translates to MDAPVLAGRSTTDGAAAARNAEAHAGLVADLTEQLRRVALGGGERARERHTARGKLLPRERVDALLDPGSPFLELSPLAAHGMYGGEAPAAGIITGIGRVAGREVVVVANDATVKGGTYYPMTVKKHLRAQEVALHNRLPCVYLVDSGGAFLPMQDEVFPDREHFGRIFYNQATMSRAGIAQVAAVLGSCTAGGAYVPAMSDEAVIVREQGTIFLGGPPLVKAATGEVVTAEELGGGDLHSRVSGVTDHLAEDDAHALQLVRQIVGTLGPRAPRPWDVEPAEEPLHPRESLYDVVPPDPRTPYDVREVIARLVDGSRFAEFKPLYGQTLVTGFARLHGHPVGIVANNGVLFAESALKGAHFIELCDRRSIPLLFLQNISGFMVGRDYEAGGIAKHGAKMVTAVACARVPKLTVVIGGSFGAGNYSMCGRAYSPRFLFTWPNARISVMGGEQAASVLAQVRRDGLEARGEQWPAEDEEAFKKPIRDQYETQGHPYYATARLWDDGVIDPARTRTVLGLALSACANAPLEEVGYGVFRM; encoded by the coding sequence GTGGACGCCCCCGTGCTCGCCGGCAGGTCGACGACCGACGGCGCGGCCGCCGCGCGCAACGCCGAGGCGCACGCCGGGCTCGTCGCCGACCTGACCGAGCAGCTGCGCCGGGTGGCGCTCGGCGGCGGGGAGCGGGCCCGCGAGCGGCACACCGCGCGGGGCAAGCTGCTGCCGCGCGAGCGGGTCGACGCGCTGCTCGACCCGGGCAGCCCGTTCCTGGAGCTCTCGCCGCTGGCCGCCCACGGCATGTACGGCGGCGAGGCGCCGGCCGCGGGGATCATCACCGGCATCGGGCGGGTGGCCGGCCGCGAGGTGGTCGTCGTCGCCAACGACGCCACCGTCAAGGGCGGCACCTACTACCCGATGACGGTGAAGAAGCACCTTCGCGCCCAGGAGGTGGCGCTGCACAACCGGCTGCCGTGCGTCTACCTGGTCGACTCCGGCGGCGCCTTCCTGCCGATGCAGGACGAGGTCTTCCCCGACCGCGAGCACTTCGGCCGCATCTTCTACAACCAGGCCACGATGTCGAGGGCGGGCATCGCGCAGGTCGCCGCCGTCCTCGGCTCGTGCACCGCCGGTGGCGCCTACGTCCCGGCGATGAGCGACGAGGCGGTCATCGTCCGCGAGCAGGGCACGATCTTCCTCGGCGGCCCGCCGCTGGTGAAGGCGGCGACCGGCGAGGTGGTCACCGCCGAGGAGCTCGGCGGGGGAGACCTGCACAGCCGGGTCAGCGGGGTCACCGACCACCTGGCCGAGGACGACGCGCACGCGCTGCAGCTGGTCCGCCAGATCGTCGGCACCCTCGGCCCGCGCGCGCCCCGGCCGTGGGACGTCGAACCGGCCGAGGAACCGCTGCACCCGCGGGAGTCGCTCTACGACGTGGTGCCGCCCGACCCGCGCACGCCCTACGACGTCCGCGAGGTCATCGCCCGGCTGGTCGACGGCAGCCGGTTCGCCGAGTTCAAGCCGCTCTACGGGCAGACGCTGGTCACAGGTTTCGCCCGGCTGCACGGCCACCCGGTCGGCATCGTCGCCAACAACGGCGTGCTGTTCGCCGAGTCCGCGCTCAAGGGCGCGCACTTCATCGAGCTGTGCGACCGGCGCAGCATCCCGCTGCTGTTCCTGCAGAACATCTCCGGGTTCATGGTCGGCCGCGACTACGAGGCGGGGGGCATCGCCAAGCACGGCGCCAAGATGGTCACCGCCGTGGCCTGCGCGCGGGTGCCCAAGCTGACCGTCGTCATCGGCGGCTCGTTCGGCGCCGGCAACTACTCGATGTGCGGCCGGGCCTACTCGCCCCGGTTCCTCTTCACCTGGCCCAACGCCCGCATCTCGGTCATGGGCGGGGAGCAGGCGGCGTCGGTGCTGGCCCAGGTCCGCCGCGACGGCCTGGAGGCCCGCGGCGAGCAGTGGCCGGCCGAGGACGAGGAGGCGTTCAAGAAGCCGATCCGCGACCAGTACGAGACCCAGGGCCACCCGTACTACGCCACCGCCCGGCTCTGGGACGACGGCGTCATCGACCCCGCCCGGACCCGCACCGTGCTCGGCCTGGCCCTGTCCGCCTGCGCGAACGCGCCCCTCGAGGAGGTCGGCTATGGCGTCTTCCGGATGTGA
- the orn gene encoding oligoribonuclease produces the protein MADSAGHLVWIDCEMTGLDLTRDKLIEVAVLVTDSELNVLDPGLDLVISADDAALEGMVEVVTEMHAKSGLTEAVRASTLTVAEAEQQLLAYVKRFVPERRTAPLCGNSIGTDRGFLARDMPELDDHLHYRMIDVSSVKELARRWFPRVYFAQPQKGLAHRALADIIESVRELAYYRQTLFVDGPGPSTSQAQAAASRVAASFAGLFAAEDAGTPGQVPPAASDA, from the coding sequence GTGGCGGACAGCGCGGGACACCTGGTCTGGATCGACTGCGAGATGACCGGGCTGGACCTCACCCGGGACAAGCTCATCGAGGTCGCGGTGCTGGTCACCGACTCCGAGCTCAACGTCCTCGACCCCGGCCTGGACCTGGTCATCTCCGCCGACGACGCCGCGCTCGAGGGCATGGTCGAGGTCGTCACCGAGATGCACGCCAAGTCCGGTCTCACCGAGGCGGTGCGGGCCTCGACGCTCACCGTCGCCGAGGCCGAGCAGCAGCTGCTGGCCTACGTGAAGCGGTTCGTGCCCGAGCGGCGGACGGCGCCGTTGTGCGGCAACTCGATCGGCACCGACCGCGGCTTCCTCGCTCGAGACATGCCCGAGCTCGACGACCACCTGCACTACCGGATGATCGACGTCTCCTCGGTCAAGGAGCTGGCCCGCCGCTGGTTCCCGCGGGTGTACTTCGCCCAGCCGCAGAAGGGGCTGGCCCACCGTGCGCTGGCCGACATCATCGAGTCGGTGCGCGAGCTCGCCTACTACCGGCAGACGCTGTTCGTCGACGGCCCCGGGCCCTCGACGTCCCAGGCGCAGGCGGCCGCGTCGCGGGTCGCGGCGTCCTTCGCGGGGCTGTTCGCGGCCGAGGACGCCGGCACCCCCGGGCAGGTACCCCCGGCCGCGTCGGACGCCTGA
- a CDS encoding ferritin, with protein sequence MAAPAFVELLNAQIGNEFAAHQQYVACAVYFDELTMPRTAQLFFDQALEEREHAMMMVQYLLDSDAPVRIPGISAPVNEFSDVVAPVALALEQEKRVTEQINALIGVARRENDFASDQFMQWFIKEQIEEVSKMSDLLTIVKRSTHDLETIEDYVLREVTAEAADPTAPPVAGA encoded by the coding sequence ATGGCCGCCCCTGCCTTCGTCGAGCTGCTCAACGCGCAGATCGGCAACGAGTTCGCCGCACACCAGCAGTACGTGGCGTGCGCCGTCTACTTCGACGAGCTGACCATGCCCCGGACGGCCCAGCTGTTCTTCGACCAGGCGCTCGAGGAGCGCGAGCACGCCATGATGATGGTCCAGTACCTGCTGGACTCCGACGCGCCGGTCCGCATCCCGGGCATCTCCGCCCCGGTCAACGAGTTCTCCGACGTCGTCGCCCCCGTGGCGCTCGCCCTGGAGCAGGAGAAACGGGTCACCGAGCAGATCAACGCGCTCATCGGTGTCGCCCGGCGGGAGAACGACTTCGCCTCGGACCAGTTCATGCAGTGGTTCATCAAGGAGCAGATCGAGGAGGTCAGCAAGATGAGCGACCTTCTCACCATCGTGAAGCGCTCCACCCACGACCTCGAGACGATCGAGGACTACGTGCTCCGGGAGGTCACCGCCGAGGCCGCCGACCCGACCGCGCCACCGGTCGCGGGGGCCTGA